Proteins encoded by one window of Musa acuminata AAA Group cultivar baxijiao chromosome BXJ2-9, Cavendish_Baxijiao_AAA, whole genome shotgun sequence:
- the LOC135586792 gene encoding cyclin-dependent kinase D-1-like isoform X2: MIPGTDSGGGSAGEEDPSLAKRVADRYLKREVLGEGTYGVVFKAIDTKTGQTVAIKKIRLGQYKEGVNFTALREIKLLKELKDPNIIELIDAFPHKGNLHLVFEFMESDLEAVIRDRNIVLSLADTKSYLQMTLKGLAYCHKKWVVHRDMKPNNLLIASDGPLKLADFGLARIFGSPDRKFTHQVFARWYRAPELLYGAKQYGAGVDVWAAGCIFAELLLRRPFLQGSSDIDQLGKIFAAFGTPKPSQWPDMVYLPDYVEYQYVPAPPLRTLFPMASDDALDLLSKMFIYDPKARITVQQALEHRYFSSVPAPTKPSLLPRPPPKGESQNQKPSDFNPQEGPIVLSPQRKLRRVTLDHDGLVGSTYQSKKAGENVKEVRHMDGTTSQSGSMPMSIDLGAMFGSRPPPRPTLNRSHLKRKLDLDAEFDHL; encoded by the exons ATGATCCCGGGTACGGACTCCGGTGGCGGTTCCGCCGGCGAAGAGGATCCCTCTCTAGCGAAGCGCGTCGCTGACCGCTACCTGAAGCGCGAGGTGCTCGGCGAGGGCACCTACGGGGTCGTCTTCAAGGCCATCGACACCAAG ACGGGGCAAACAGTTGCAATAAAGAAGATTCGACTTGGACAGTACAAGGAAGGTGTAAACTTCACTGCACTTAGGGAAATTAAATTGCTTAAAGAGCTTAAGGATCCAAATATTATTGAGTTGATTGATGCTTTCCCTCACAAGGGTAATTTGCATCTTGTGTTTGAATTCATGGAGAGTGACTTGGAAGCTGTCATTCGTGATAGAAATATCGTCCTGTCTCTAGCTGACACAAAATCATATCTCCAAATGACCCTAAAAGGACTTGCATACTGCCATAAAAAATGGGTTGTACACAG GGATATGAAACCCAACAACCTACTCATTGCTTCTGATGGACCACTTAAGCTTGCGGACTTTGGTCTGGCACGCATCTTTGGAAGTCCAGATCGCAAATTTACTCACCag GTTTTTGCCCGTTGGTATAGAGCACCTGAGCTATTGTATGGGGCCAAGCAATATGGGGCAGGGGTGGATGTGTGGGCTGCAGGTTGTATATTCGCCGAACTTCTCCTTAGACGACCCTTTCTGCAG GGCTCAAGTGACATCGATCAACTGGGAAAGATTTTTGCGGCTTTCGGGACTCCAAAGCCTTCTCAGTGGCCTGATATGGTGTACCTTCCTGATTATGTTGAATACCAATATGTTCCTGCACCTCCATTGCGGACACTTTTTCCAATGGCTAGTGATGATGCCttggatttattatcaaagatgtTCATTTATGATCCGAAGGCAAGAATAACGGTTCAACAGGCTTTAGAACACAG GTACTTTTCATCAGTACCTGCACCAACAAAGCCATCCTTGCTTCCAAGGCCACCTCCGAAGGGAGAATCACAGAATCAGAAGCCTTCAGACTTCAATCCACAGGAAGGGCCTATCGTTTTGTCTCCGCAAAGGAAGCTGAGGAGGGTCACCCTTGACCACGATGGATTGGTGGGAAGCACATACCAATCCAAAAAGGCTGGTGAGAATGTGAAGGAAGTCAGACATATGGATGGGACTACTAGTCAAAGTGGTAGTATGCCGATGTCGATAGACTTGGGAGCCATGTTTGGCTCCAGACCACCTCCTAGACCAACTTTGAACAG GTCGCATCTGAAGAGAAAACTTGATCTGGATGCTGAATTTGATCACCTGTAG
- the LOC135623172 gene encoding chaperone protein dnaJ C76, chloroplastic-like — protein sequence MGAARCSISVNGSPSNRTAARSRTSRLPPPPWLPWPRNRSNIPHHHRSRSWRSKCRDGKRDGGGRDEDWVSSPSASPYQVLGLDPTCCSPAQLKAAFRARVKEFHPDVCKDMKDADALIKRVIWAYEILSKDQPDEPLRRPGVDPFDEPECEAYDLFINEFQCVGKGCPYSCVKRAPHAFSFSPENATARVISQGHSDDYLVQLAVGQCPRNCIHYVTPSQREVLEDLLQSALAAPYDIAEAALLDSLIAKAKFENNRYHKPKRKPKVSTEYVDWV from the exons ATGGGAGCCGCAAGGTGTTCGATCTCGGTGAACGGTTCCCCGAGCAACCGAACTGCGGCGAGGAGCAGAACGAGCCGTCTGCCGCCGCCACCATGGCTGCCCTGGCCGAGAAACAGAAGCAATATACCCCATCATCACCGTTCGAGATCGTGGAGATCCAAGTGCCGAGACGGGAAGAGAGACGGCGGCGGCCGAGATGAGGATTGGGTGTCGTCGCCATCGGCGTCGCCTTACCAAGTGCTCGGCCTCGATCCCACTTGTTGCTCCCCGGCCCAGCTCAAAGCCGCCTTCCGAGCCCGC GTTAAGGAATTTCATCCAGATGTGTGTAAGGACATGAAAGATGCAGATGCATTGATAAAACGTGTAATATGGGCCTATGAG ATATTATCTAAAGACCAACCAGATGAGCCCTTAAGAAG GCCAGGCGTTGACCCTTTCGATGAGCCAGAATGTGAAGCTTATGATCTCTTCATCAATGAGTTTCAGTGTGTTGGTAAAG GATGTCCATATTCTTGTGTCAAAAGGGCACCCCatgccttttctttttctcctgAGAATGCTACAGCTCGTGTGATCTCTCAAG GACATAGCGATGATTACCTCGTCCAACTTGCTGTCGGACAGTGCCCAAGAAACTGCATACATTATGTCACACCTTCTCAGCGAGAAGTATTAGAGGATCTACTTCAGAG TGCCTTAGCCGCCCCGTATGACATAGCGGAGGCAGCTTTGCTCGATTCTCTAATTGCCAAGGCAAAGTTTGAGAACAACAGATATCATAAGCCAAAAAGAAAGCCGAAGGTTTCAACTGAATATGTTGATTGGGTCTGA
- the LOC103998265 gene encoding cullin-1-like produces the protein MGKIVDLEEGLELVQKGITKLTNILEGRAEPSFITDECMMLYTTIFNIASRNHPQDHSQLLYDKYRELLEDYLTSEALPALSEKHDEVMLLELVHRWKNYKVMVRWLTHFFFYINRYYIPRRSLTPLAEVGLNCFRQLVYQVLKDKVRDAVISLINRERDGEQVDKTLLKNVLNIFVEIGSGKTHYYETDFEAHMLRETSTYYSQKASIWIVEDSCPDYMFKAEECLKREKDRVLHYLHEISEPKLLQKVEDELLSAYTNQLLENETSGCHVLIRDNKVDDLSRMCRLFYKIASGMDLISEIIKQQVTAELTVLMKQAEDAASNKKPEKKDEIGLQELVLVRSVIELNAKYLAFSNDCFQNNSPLRKPLKEVFEVFCNKGFSGNSCVELLATFCDHTLKKGATKNSSEAVEETIEKTVKLLAYVNDKDLFTEIHRKKLARRLLFNRSAHDDYERSMLKKLKQQLGWQVTWKMEGMVTDMTLAREIQSSFEEYLKSNRQENPGTDLSVTVLTTRFWPGYKSHDLNLPSELIKCVQAFKIFYETTSRRKLTWLYSLGSCNINAKFGERTIELIVTTPQAAVLMLFNSADRLGYSEIKSQLGMTDDEVTRLLHSLSRARYKILNKEPNSQRISRMDYFEFNSEFTEAMKRIKIPPPPVDERNKVIQDVDKGREYAVDAAIVRIMKNRKVIVYHQLVVECMEHLNHVFKPDIKAIKKRIEALITREYLERDQKNPSIFRYLA, from the exons ATGGGGAAGATCGTAGATCTGGAGGAGGGATTGGAGTTGGTACAGAAGGGCATCACCAAGCTGACGAACATCCTGGAAGGGCGGGCCGAGCCATCGTTTATCACCGATGAGTGCATGATGCTCTACAC GACTATCTTCAATATAGCCTCTCGGAACCACCCTCAAGACCACTCGCAGCTGCTTTATGACAAGTACCGGGAGTTGCTCGAAGACTACTTGACTTCGGAG GCGTTGCCAGCATTGAGCGAGAAACACGATGAGGTCATGTTGCTGGAACTTGTACATCGATGGAAGAACTATAAAGTAATGGTCAGATGGCTAACACATTTCTTCTTCTATATTAATCGCTATTACATTCCTCGAAGATCTCTCACTCCACTCGCTGAAGTTGGACTAAATTGCTTTAGACAACTG GTTTACCAGGTTCTTAAAGACAAAGTGAGAGATGCTGTGATCTCTTTG ATTAATCGAGAGCGCGACGGGGAGCAGGTTGATAAGACATTATTGAAGAATGTCCTGAATATCTTTGTTGAGATTGGATCGGGGAAGACGCATTACTATGAAACAGACTTCGAGGCACACATGCTGAGAGAGACCTCAACATACTATTCTCAGAAAGCTTCAATCTGGATTGTGGAAGATTCCTGTCCAGATTACATGTTTAAA GCCGAGGAGTGCTTGAAACGAGAGAAGGACAGAGTTCTTCATTATTTGCATGAGATCAGTGAACCGAAGCTACTACAG AAAGTCGAAGATGAGCTTCTGTCAGCTTATACTAACCAGCTTCTCGAAAATGAAACCTCAGGATGCCATGTCTTGATTCGGGATaacaag GTGGACGATTTGTCTAGGATGTGTAGACTCTTCTACAAGATAGCAAGTGGTATGGATCTTATTTCAGAGATAATTAAACAG CAAGTTACCGCTGAACTTACAGTCTTGATGAAACAAGCAGAAGATGCTGCAAGCAATAAGAAG CCAGAGAAAAAAGATGAGATTGGATTGCAAGAGCTG GTTTTAGTTAGAAGTGTCATTGAGCTTAATGCCAAGTACTTGGCATTCTCAAATGACTGTTTCCAGAACAACTCACCTCTCCGCAAG CCTCTTAAAGAGGTTTTCGAGGTTTTCTGCAACAAGGGTTTCTCAGGAAACTCATGTGTCGAACTGTTGGCTACTTTCTGCGATCATACCTTAAAGAAAGGTGCCACTAAAAATTCAAGTGAAGCTGTCGAGGAGACAATAGAGAAA ACGGTGAAGTTGCTTGCATATGTCAATGATAAAGACCTTTTTACTGAAATCCATAG AAAGAAGCTCGCTCGGAGGCTACTATTCAACAGAAGTGCTCATGATGACTACGAAAGGAGTATGTTAAAAAAGCTGAAGCAACAACTTGGGTGGCAAGTAACCTGGAAGATGGAGGGCATG GTTACTGATATGACACTCGCAAGAGAAATCCAATCAAGCTTTGAAGAGTATCTCAAATCTAATCGCCAGGAAAATCCTGGAACTGACTTATCAGTCACTGTTCTAACGACTCGATTCTGGCCAGGCTACAAATCTCATGATCTCAATCTTCCTTCTGAACTG ATCAAATGCGTACAAGCgttcaaaatattttatgaaacaaCATCTCGTCGAAAGCTCACATGGCTTTATTCACTTGGTTCCTGCAATATCAATGCGAAGTTTGGAGAGAGAACCATAGAGCTGATCGTGACAACGCCTCag GCTGCAGTGTTGATGCTTTTCAACTCAGCTGACAGACTCGGTTATTCTGAGATCAAGTCACAACTAGGTATGACGGACGATGAAGTGACCAGATTGCTTCATTCTCTTTCACGTGCAAGATACAAAATTCTTAACAAGGAGCCAAATTCCCAAAGGATCTCCAGAATGGATTACTTTGAGTTCAATTCTGAGTTTACTGAAGCAATGAAAAGGATCAAG ATACCTCCTCCTCCGGTGGACGAAAGGAACAAGGTAATCCAAGATGTTGATAAAGGTAGAGAATATGCAGTTGATGCAGCAATAGTTCGGATTATGAAGAATCGCAAAGTGATAGTTTACCATCAATTAGTGGTGGAATGTATGGAACATCTCAACCACGTGTTTAAG CCTGACATCAAGGCGATTAAGAAAAGAATCGAAGCTCTGATCACCAGAGAGTATCTGGAGAGGGACCAAAAGAATCCCAGCATCTTTAGATACTTGGCTTGA
- the LOC103998237 gene encoding zinc finger CCCH domain-containing protein 6, which produces MDMYGRDSAPGGARPDPDTGLEESMWRLGFGGGGDAHYPERPGEPDCAYYMRTGTCSYGEKCRYNHPRDRGSLTGAGRTGTVEYPERVGQPVCEYYMRTGSCKFGSSCKYDHPRQGGGSAQPVSLNYYGYPLRPGEKECGYYMKTGQCKFGSTCKFHHPQPGGASVPSASAPAFYPSVQHPSVPSSHQYPPYAGWQVARPSVMPGSYLQGSYAPMLLSHGVVPVQSWSPYPASVNPVVSPAGQQTIQAEPIYGLENQASSINPALPVPQMPSLSPAGPSSTNQRGNIFPERPGQPECQFFMKTGDCKFGAKCKYHHPPGRRMPMTNVVLNVLGLPLRPGAQPCTYYMQHGLCKFGQTCKFDHPVATISYSPSASSLSDMPVAPYPIGSSVATLAPSSSSSELQPEFISTKEHFSYRMPPENRSSSSIGSIFSTGGFLPHSFIQPQTSTSRSSSSSSPVPGNDISGSR; this is translated from the exons ATGGATATGTACGGACGCGACTCCGCCCCGGGTGGCGCCCGCCCCGATCCTGACACCGGCCTCGAAG AGTCCATGTGGAGGTTGGGCTTTGGAGGTGGCGGCGATGCGCATTACCCGGAGAGGCCCGGCGAGCCGGACTGTGCCTACTACATGCGTACCGGAACGTGCAGTTACGGGGAGAAGTGCCGCTACAATCATCCCCGTGATCGTGGATCA TTGACTGGAGCAGGAAGGACAGGAACTGTGGAGTATCCAGAGCGAGTTGGTCAGCCTGTATGTGAG TACTATATGAGGACTGGGAGTTGCAAATTTGGTTCCAGTTGCAAGTATGACCACCCTAGACAAGGAGGTGGATCTGCACAACCAGTCTCACTTAATTACTATGGATATCCACTACGACCG GGTGAAAAAGAGTGTGGCTACTACATGAAGACTGGGCAATGCAAGTTTGGTTCTACCTGTAAATTCCATCACCCACAACCTGGTGGGGCCTCTGTGCCCTCTGCCTCTGCACCTGCATTCTATCCGTCGGTGCAGCATCCGTCAGTTCCTTCATCTCATCAGTATCCACCTTATGCTGGTTGGCAAGTTGCAAGACCTTCAGTGATGCCTGGGTCATATTTGCAAGGGTCTTATGCTCCTATGCTGCTCTCTCAtggagtcgttccagttcagagCTGGAGCCCTTATCCG GCATCTGTAAACCCTGTTGTGTCACCTGCTGGTCAGCAAACAATTCAAGCGGAACCAATTTATGGATTAGAGAACCAGGCATCTTCGATCAATCCAGCTTTGCCTGTACCGCAAATGCCTTCTCTGTCACCAGCGGGACCTTCAAGCACCAACCAGAGGGGGAACATTTTTCCTGAGAGACCTGGGCAACCTGAATGTCAGTTCTTCATGAAGACAGGGGATTGTAAATTTGGAGCCAAGTGTAAATACCATCATCCACCAGGTCGGAGAATGCCAATGACAAATGTTGTTCTTAATGTTCTTGGTCTCCCTCTTCGTCCG GGAGCTCAACCTTGCACTTACTACATGCAGCATGGATTATGCAAGTTTGGGCAGACATGCAAATTTGACCATCCGGTGGCAACTATTAGCTACAGTCCTTCTGCATCGTCTCTCTCTGATATGCCAGTTGCCCCTTACCCTATCGGATCATCTGTTGCCACCTTGGCCCCATCCTCATCATCTTCAGAGCTACAACCTGAATTCATTTCTACCAAAGAGCATTTCTCTTATAGGATGCCGCCTGAGAACAGATCTAGCAGCTCCATTGGTTCAATCTTTTCAACAGGGGGTTTTCTTCCCCACTCATTTATCCAACCTCAAACCTCTACttcaagaagcagcagcagcagcagcccagTTCCTGGTAATGATATCTCTGGTTCAAGATGA
- the LOC103998233 gene encoding ARM REPEAT PROTEIN INTERACTING WITH ABF2 — translation MEAEQQRPRRKGQKRKLEEDVAAAVSSAASVPAAEEGDDGEAEDGGEAGGDEICCHRSQKTLAREVRTQVEVLERSFSWRLIDRAAAKRATHILAELAKNEEVVNVIVEGGAVPALVKHLEEPPPLLAREGSAAGGDRPFEHEVEKGSAFALGLLAVKPEHQQLIVDAGALRLLVNLLRRHKKGSNCRAVNSVIRRAADAITNLAHENSNIKTYVRIEGGIPPLVELLESTDLKVQRAAAGALRTLAFKNDGNKNQIVECNALPTLILMLRSEDAAIHYEAVGVIGNLVHSSPNIKKEVLLAGALQPVIGLLSSCCTESQREAALLLGQFASADSDCKVHIVQRGAVRPLIEMLQSPDIQLKEMSAFALGRLAQDSHNQAGIVYNGGLVPLLKLLDSKNGSLQHNAAFALYGIADNEDNVSDFIKVGGVQKLQDGEFIVQATKDCVAKTLKRLEEKIIGRVLMHLLYLMRIGEKVVQRRVALALAHLCSPGDQRTIFVDNNGLDLLLDLLGSTNLKQQQDGSVALYKLANKAMTLSSMDAAPPSPTPQVYLGEQYVNSSTLSDVTFLVEGKRFYAHRIALLASSDAFRAMFDGGYREKDARDIEIPNIRWEVFELMMRFIYTGSVEVTTNIAQDLLRAADQYLLEGLKRLCEYAIAQDVNIDNISSMYELSEAFHAMSLRHTCVLFILEQFDKISIQPGHSHLIQRIIPEIRNYFAKALRPNPRNS, via the exons ATGGAGGCGGAGCAGCAGCGGCCGCGGAGAAAGGGGCAGAAGCGGAAGCTGGAGGAGGACGTCGCCGCCGCCGTTTCGTCGGCGGCCTCGGTGCCGGCGGCGGAAGAGGGGGACGACGGGGAGGCGGAGGATGGAGGGGAGGCGGGCGGGGACGAGATCTGTTGCCATCGGTCCCAGAAGACGCTCGCCCGCGAGGTCAGGACCCAGGTCGAGGTCCTCGAGCGGAGCTTCTCCTGGCGCCTCATCGATCGCGCCGCCGCGAAGCGCGCCACCCACATCCTCGCCGAGCTGGCTAAAAATG AGGAGGTTGTGAATGTGATTGTGGAAGGAGGGGCGGTGCCCGCCCTTGTAAAGCATCTGGAGGAGCCGCCGCCTCTGCTGGCAAGGGAAGGGAGTGCCGCCGGAGGAGATCGCCCCTTCGAACATGAGGTCGAAAAAGGGAGCGCTTTTGCTCTCGGACTTCTTGCAGTGAAG CCTGAACACCAGCAACTTATAGTTGATGCGGGTGCCTTGCGTCTGCTTGTTAATCTGTTAAGAAGGCACAAAAAAGGTTCCAATTGCCGAGCAGTTAATAGTGTTATTAGGAGAGCAGCTGATGCAATAACTAATCTTGCTCATGAAAATAGCAATATCAAAACTTATGTCAG AATTGAAGGTGGAATTCCACCGCTTGTTGAATTGCTGGAGTCTACAGACCTGAAGGTACAGAGAGCAGCTGCTGGTGCCCTGCGGACTTTGGCATTCAAAAATGATGGTAACAAGAACCAG ATTGTGGAATGTAATGCTCTTCCCACGCTGATTCTCATGCTTCGATCAGAGGATGCTGCCATCCATTATGAGGCG GTAGGTGTAATTGGGAATCTGGTTCATTCATCACCTAACATAAAGAAAGAAGTTCTTCTTGCAGGAGCTTTACAACCTGTAATTGGCTTATTAAG TTCATGCTGCACGGAGAGCCAAAGGGAAGCAGCTTTATTACTAGGGCAATTTGCTTCAGCTGATTCAGATTGCAAA GTGCACATTGTACAGAGGGGTGCTGTACGACCACTGATTGAGATGCTTCAGTCCCCAGATATTCAACTTAAAGAGATGTCTGCCTTTGCTCTTGGCAGGCTGGCCCAG GACTCACACAACCAAGCTGGTATTGTCTACAATGGTGGTTTGGTTCCTCTGCTGAAACTTCTTGACTCAAAAAATGGATCTCTGCAGCACAATGCTGCATTTGCTCTTTATGGAATTGCAGACAATGAG GATAATGTTTCTGATTTTATCAAGGTAGGAGGTGTTCAAAAGCTCCAAGATGGTGAGTTCATTGTCCAG GCAACAAAGGATTGTGTAGCAAAGACATTGAAAAGATTAGAAGAGAAGATCATTGGACGA GTATTAATGCATTTGCTATATCTGATGCGAATTGGAGAGAAGGTTGTTCAAAGGCGTGTAGCACTGGCTCTTGCTCATCTATGCTCACCTGGGGATCAAAGAACAATTTTCGTTGATAACAATG GGCTTGATTTACTTCTAGATCTACTGGGGTCTACTAATCTAAAACAGCAACAAGATGGTTCAGTTGCTCTTTACAAGTTGGCTAACAAAGCCATGACACTCTCTTCTATGGATGCAGCTCCTCCATCCCCCACACCTCAG GTTTATCTGGGTGAGCAGTATGTGAATAGCTCCACGCTATCAGATGTTACCTTTCTGGTTGAAG GCAAGCGCTTCTATGCACACAGAATTGCTTTGCTTGCTTCTTCAGATGCATTTCGTGCAATGTTTGATGGTGGATACAGG GAGAAGGATGCAAGAGACATTGAGATTCCTAATATAAGATGGGAGGTTTTTGAATTGATGATGCG ATTTATATACACAGGATCAGTCGAGGTTACTACTAATATCGCACAAGACCTACTAAGAGCTGCAGATCAGTATCTTTTGGAGGGTCTTAAACGCTTATGTGAATATGCTATCGCACAG GATGTCAACATAGACAACATCTCTAGCATGTATGAATTGTCAGAGGCATTCCATGCCATGTCCCTGAGGCACACTTGTGTGTTGTTTATTTTGGAGCAATTCGACAAAATAAGCATTCAGCCAGG GCATTCCCATCTGATTCAACGGATCATCCCGGAGATCCGCAACTACTTCGCAAAAGCATTGCGACCTAATCCAAGAAACTCCTGA
- the LOC135623920 gene encoding uncharacterized protein LOC135623920, whose product MACEACCTLLRPPILPYRQALAKKELYVGASDLVSVSGKTASRTAMRLFNINHLIGMKKAISWGNHPNRSLPKRKISVSVMSFDTVNPHTRTTISGYWVGPDAEDGWGYVEAVVDRSV is encoded by the exons ATGGCCTGCGAAGCGTGCTGTACGTTGCTGAGACCTCCGATCCTCCCTTATCGCCAGGCACTAGCAAAGAAG GAGTTATATGTAGGGGCTTCAGATCTAGTCAGTGTATCAGGCAAAACGGCTTCTAGGACAG CAATGAGACTATTCAATATAAATCATCTGATTGGTATGAAGAAGGCCATCAGCTGGGGAAACCATCCTAATCGATCATTGCCGAAAAGGAAAATTTCTGTTTCAGTTATGAGTTTTGATACTGTAAATCCCCACACGCGTACAACAATATCGGGCTACTGGGTCGGACCTGATGCTGAAGATGGGTGGGGTTATGTCGAGGCTGTCGTGGATCGAAGTGTTTGA
- the LOC135586792 gene encoding cyclin-dependent kinase D-1-like isoform X1 produces the protein MIPGTDSGGGSAGEEDPSLAKRVADRYLKREVLGEGTYGVVFKAIDTKTGQTVAIKKIRLGQYKEGVNFTALREIKLLKELKDPNIIELIDAFPHKGNLHLVFEFMESDLEAVIRDRNIVLSLADTKSYLQMTLKGLAYCHKKWVVHRDMKPNNLLIASDGPLKLADFGLARIFGSPDRKFTHQVFARWYRAPELLYGAKQYGAGVDVWAAGCIFAELLLRRPFLQGSSDIDQLGKIFAAFGTPKPSQWPDMVYLPDYVEYQYVPAPPLRTLFPMASDDALDLLSKMFIYDPKARITVQQALEHRYFSSVPAPTKPSLLPRPPPKGESQNQKPSDFNPQEGPIVLSPQRKLRRVTLDHDGLVGSTYQSKKAGENVKEVRHMDGTTSQSGSMPMSIDLGAMFGSRPPPRPTLNSVDRSHLKRKLDLDAEFDHL, from the exons ATGATCCCGGGTACGGACTCCGGTGGCGGTTCCGCCGGCGAAGAGGATCCCTCTCTAGCGAAGCGCGTCGCTGACCGCTACCTGAAGCGCGAGGTGCTCGGCGAGGGCACCTACGGGGTCGTCTTCAAGGCCATCGACACCAAG ACGGGGCAAACAGTTGCAATAAAGAAGATTCGACTTGGACAGTACAAGGAAGGTGTAAACTTCACTGCACTTAGGGAAATTAAATTGCTTAAAGAGCTTAAGGATCCAAATATTATTGAGTTGATTGATGCTTTCCCTCACAAGGGTAATTTGCATCTTGTGTTTGAATTCATGGAGAGTGACTTGGAAGCTGTCATTCGTGATAGAAATATCGTCCTGTCTCTAGCTGACACAAAATCATATCTCCAAATGACCCTAAAAGGACTTGCATACTGCCATAAAAAATGGGTTGTACACAG GGATATGAAACCCAACAACCTACTCATTGCTTCTGATGGACCACTTAAGCTTGCGGACTTTGGTCTGGCACGCATCTTTGGAAGTCCAGATCGCAAATTTACTCACCag GTTTTTGCCCGTTGGTATAGAGCACCTGAGCTATTGTATGGGGCCAAGCAATATGGGGCAGGGGTGGATGTGTGGGCTGCAGGTTGTATATTCGCCGAACTTCTCCTTAGACGACCCTTTCTGCAG GGCTCAAGTGACATCGATCAACTGGGAAAGATTTTTGCGGCTTTCGGGACTCCAAAGCCTTCTCAGTGGCCTGATATGGTGTACCTTCCTGATTATGTTGAATACCAATATGTTCCTGCACCTCCATTGCGGACACTTTTTCCAATGGCTAGTGATGATGCCttggatttattatcaaagatgtTCATTTATGATCCGAAGGCAAGAATAACGGTTCAACAGGCTTTAGAACACAG GTACTTTTCATCAGTACCTGCACCAACAAAGCCATCCTTGCTTCCAAGGCCACCTCCGAAGGGAGAATCACAGAATCAGAAGCCTTCAGACTTCAATCCACAGGAAGGGCCTATCGTTTTGTCTCCGCAAAGGAAGCTGAGGAGGGTCACCCTTGACCACGATGGATTGGTGGGAAGCACATACCAATCCAAAAAGGCTGGTGAGAATGTGAAGGAAGTCAGACATATGGATGGGACTACTAGTCAAAGTGGTAGTATGCCGATGTCGATAGACTTGGGAGCCATGTTTGGCTCCAGACCACCTCCTAGACCAACTTTGAACAG TGTTGATAGGTCGCATCTGAAGAGAAAACTTGATCTGGATGCTGAATTTGATCACCTGTAG